The sequence TAAAAAAGAGAGCAATGACAAACTTGGCGAAGCAGCGGCGGATAGCAGCTAAGGTATTGAAGGTGGGAGAAGGGAGGGTATGGATAGACCCTGAATCAATCAGTGATGTCGAAGAAGCGATAACGAGAGCGGATATCAGAGATTTGATAGAAGAGGGCGTGATAAGGAAGAAGCCGAAGAGAGGTGTGAGTAGAGGACGCGCAAGAATAAGAGCATTGAAGAAGTCACTTGGGCGTAGGAAGGGGCATGGGTCTCGGAAAGGAACGCAAGGTGCACGCAGGAGTAAGAAACGGCAGTGGATAATCAGAATAAGAGCTTTACGACGCCGATTAAAGGAACTAAGAGCAGAGGGGGTAATTGATAAGAGTATGTATCACAGGTTATACAACAAGGCAAAGGGTGGTGAGATTAAAAGCGTCGCGCGGTTGGAAGCAATGATAAGGAAAGAAGAATCAGGTTAAGATTAAGATGTCACAAAAGAAAGCAATTGGAGGACCTCTGTATAGAGTCCCTTTCCGACGTCGAAGGGAAGGGAAAACAGATTATCGGAAGCGATTAAAGCTCCTCATGAGTCATAAGCCAAGAGTGGTCGTGAGGCGGAGCAATAGTTACCTCAGGATACAGTTGATAACAACAGATAAACAGGGAGACAGGACATTTGTTGACACGACGTCAAAGGAACTGAGGAGATATGGATACGAGGGAGGGGGGAAGAATTTACCTGCAGCCTACCTTACCGGGTTATTATTCGGTAAGAAGGCAATAGAGGCGGGGTTCAAAGAGGCTATACTCGATATCGGACTCCATACATCAGTACATGGCTCGCGGATATTTGCTGCATTAAAGGGCGTTATTGATTCCGGTATGGAGGTCCCACATGATCCTGTCGTCTTCCCTCCGGAAGAACGTATTAGAGGTGAGCATATTGCATCCTATACCGGTGATACTTCTATCCCTGATATTTTTAAGATGGTGAAGGAGAGGATATTAACGAATGGCGGGAATAAGGCGTGAAGAGGAAGAGGAATGGAAGCCAGTTACAAAATTAGGCAAACTAGTACAGACTGGTGAGATAAAGACGATAGAGGAAGCATTGAAGTCTCGATACCCAATAAAGGAGTATCAAATAATAGAGACATTGATGCCTGACCTCAGTGAGGAGGTTCTGGATATAAACATGGTGCAGCGGATGACCGATTCGGGACGGAGGATAAAGTTTAGGGTGTGCGTAATTGTGGGTAATAAAGATGGTTATATAGGCATAGGGCTTGGTAAAGATGCTCTAGTGCGTAATAGCATAACGAAGGCGATAAGGGCTGCGGAATTGAATTTACGGCATATAGAGCGCGGTTGTGGGTCATGGGAGTGTAACTGCGAAGAGAAGCATTCGCTACCGTTCGCAGTGAGTGGTAAGTCAGGAGGTGTAGAGATAACACTGAAGCCAGCACCACGGGGATTGGGACTCGCAGCAGGTGACACACCGAAGAAGGTACTGGAGTTCGCAGGTATAAAGGATATATGGACGAAGGCAAAGGGAAGTACCAGAACAACTTTTAATTTCGCTATGGCAACCTTCAATGCACTTGTGAAGACTTCTGCGATAAAGAGATGATATATATACAATGTATGCGATAGTGAAATTGAGAGGGAGTGTAGGAATAAAACCGGAGATAAAGTACACGTTACAGCTATTGAGGTTACATAGGGTCAATCATTGCGCAATAGTGGACGAGAACGACTACTACCGTGGGATGCTGAAGCGAGTGAAGGATTACGTTGCCTGGGGGGAGATTTCAGAGGATATGCTGGAGTTATTATTGAAACGCCGTGGTAGACTGGAAGGAGGTAAGAGATTGACAGAGGAATATTTACGTGATAATACGCCGTTTGAATCGTTCAAGGCGCTGGCACACGCTCTGTGCACAGGGGAGGTGAAGATGCAGGATCTGACAAAATACAAAATCAAGCCTGTTTTGAGATTGCATCCGCCAAGAAAAGGGCATCGCGGTATCAAAAGGAGTGTGAAGCAGGGTGGCGAGCTCGGATATCACGGCACCGCTATAAATGAGTTACTGTATAAGATGAGGTGAAAGCATAGGAATAGGAAAGCAATCAATATATGCGGAAGGTTTAATATATAACTTTATATACACGGAAAGTAAACCAAAATTTGAAAGGGTTTTGGTCCTTTTGTTCAAGTTTTCTTTCACTGATTAATCTGTCCATAAATCCTTTTAACCCCCTCAAAAATGTTACCATTCTATACCAAAGAAATATTATATTTTATATACTATATAAAGATGATAAAAATGCCGGGAAAGGTATTAAGAATAGACCTGACTTCAGAGAGTTTTGAGGAAGAGGAGATAGAAGAGAACACGAGGAGGAAATTTTTAGGTGGGAGAGGATTTGGTGCGAAGATTTTATATGATGAGCTGCCTGCCGGGACGGACCCTTTTTCCGCAGAAAACATCGTTGTGATTGCGACTGGACCTTTGACCGGTACGAAAACGCCGAGTAGTGGGAGGCATGTGGTGGTTTCAAAGAGTCCTGCAACTGGTGGCATTACGTTTGCGAGTTCTGGCGGGACTTGGGCTGTTGAGTTTCGCAAGGCAGGATACGATGCGATAGTGATAAAAGGAAAAGCGAGTGCCCCGACTTATTTGTGGCTAAACGATGGGAATGTCGAGTTCAGAGATGCGAGTAAACACTGGGGCAAGCTTGTGAGTGAGGTGGATGATAGGATAAGAGAAGAAACGGATGAAAAAGCGAAGGTGCTTCAGATAGGTATTGGAGGCGAGAAAAAGTCATACATGGCGGCAATAATGAATGAGAAGTATAGAGCCGCGGGGAGAACGGGTTTAGGAGCAGTTCTGGGAAGCAAGAACCTGAAAGCAATCGCAGTAAAAGGCACGAAGGAGATTGAAGTCGCTAACTCTATTGCATTGCGAAGAGCGGCGGACAAGGCGATGAAGATAATCTCTGAGAACGATGTTACAAAAGAGGAAGGCGGGCTAAATTCATATGGAACCGCTGTGCTTACCACCATTGTCAATGCCGCAGGGATTTATCCCACGAAGAACTTCCAGACTGCTGTGTTTGCGGATGCGAAAAAGATCTCGGGAGAGAAAATGAAGGAGACGATTTTTGTGAAGAGAACAGCGTGTCACGAATGTCCGATAGAATGTGGAAGATGGGTAAAGATAGAGGAAGGGAAGTATAAGGGAATAGAAGGTGAGAGTCTTGAATATGAGACAAGTTGGGCATTCGGTGGTCAGTGCGGTGTTAGCGATTTGGGTGCGATTGCGAAAGCGAACTATACATGTAACGAATATGGACTGGACACGATTTCTGTGGGTAATACTATAGGATTTGCAATGGAACTATATGATAGGGGGATTTTAACGGAGGATGATGTTGGCTTCGAACTAAAATTCGGTGATCCAGATGCGATGCTGCGGATGATAGAGCTTATTGCGAGGCGAGAAGGATTTGGGGATGTCCTTGCTGATGGTACAAGGAAAGCAGCCGAGAAGATAGGTAAAGGCTCAGAGTACTATACGATGCAGGTGAAAGGGCTTGAGCTCCCCGCATACGACCCGAGAGGGGCGAGGGGCATAGGGTTGAATTTCGCTACTGCGAACCGTGGAGGCTGTCACGTTAGTGGATATACGATTGCGGCAGAGATAGTGGGGTCACCACTGAGGGTTGATCCGTTTGATGCGAGTGAAGATAAGGTGGACCTGACCATATTATTCCAGAACTTCACTGCTGCAGTTGATTCCGCAGTCAATTGCCTGTTCCTGACCTTTGCCATAGGTGCAGAGGAGTACGCAAATCTGATTGCCAGTGTGACAGGTTGGGAAGGTTATGGAGCGGAAGAGCTTTTAAAGACCGGTGAGCGGATATTTGCACTGGAAAGGATGTTCAACAAGCGA is a genomic window of Methanophagales archaeon containing:
- a CDS encoding 50S ribosomal protein L30 encodes the protein MYAIVKLRGSVGIKPEIKYTLQLLRLHRVNHCAIVDENDYYRGMLKRVKDYVAWGEISEDMLELLLKRRGRLEGGKRLTEEYLRDNTPFESFKALAHALCTGEVKMQDLTKYKIKPVLRLHPPRKGHRGIKRSVKQGGELGYHGTAINELLYKMR
- a CDS encoding aldehyde ferredoxin oxidoreductase family protein, with the translated sequence MPGKVLRIDLTSESFEEEEIEENTRRKFLGGRGFGAKILYDELPAGTDPFSAENIVVIATGPLTGTKTPSSGRHVVVSKSPATGGITFASSGGTWAVEFRKAGYDAIVIKGKASAPTYLWLNDGNVEFRDASKHWGKLVSEVDDRIREETDEKAKVLQIGIGGEKKSYMAAIMNEKYRAAGRTGLGAVLGSKNLKAIAVKGTKEIEVANSIALRRAADKAMKIISENDVTKEEGGLNSYGTAVLTTIVNAAGIYPTKNFQTAVFADAKKISGEKMKETIFVKRTACHECPIECGRWVKIEEGKYKGIEGESLEYETSWAFGGQCGVSDLGAIAKANYTCNEYGLDTISVGNTIGFAMELYDRGILTEDDVGFELKFGDPDAMLRMIELIARREGFGDVLADGTRKAAEKIGKGSEYYTMQVKGLELPAYDPRGARGIGLNFATANRGGCHVSGYTIAAEIVGSPLRVDPFDASEDKVDLTILFQNFTAAVDSAVNCLFLTFAIGAEEYANLIASVTGWEGYGAEELLKTGERIFALERMFNKREGFGRKDDTLPDRLLTEPLPEGPAKGKVHPLEEMLPVYYKKRGYNEEGHPTEEKLKELGL
- a CDS encoding 50S ribosomal protein L18 codes for the protein MSQKKAIGGPLYRVPFRRRREGKTDYRKRLKLLMSHKPRVVVRRSNSYLRIQLITTDKQGDRTFVDTTSKELRRYGYEGGGKNLPAAYLTGLLFGKKAIEAGFKEAILDIGLHTSVHGSRIFAALKGVIDSGMEVPHDPVVFPPEERIRGEHIASYTGDTSIPDIFKMVKERILTNGGNKA
- a CDS encoding 30S ribosomal protein S5; this encodes MAGIRREEEEEWKPVTKLGKLVQTGEIKTIEEALKSRYPIKEYQIIETLMPDLSEEVLDINMVQRMTDSGRRIKFRVCVIVGNKDGYIGIGLGKDALVRNSITKAIRAAELNLRHIERGCGSWECNCEEKHSLPFAVSGKSGGVEITLKPAPRGLGLAAGDTPKKVLEFAGIKDIWTKAKGSTRTTFNFAMATFNALVKTSAIKR
- a CDS encoding 50S ribosomal protein L19e, which codes for MTNLAKQRRIAAKVLKVGEGRVWIDPESISDVEEAITRADIRDLIEEGVIRKKPKRGVSRGRARIRALKKSLGRRKGHGSRKGTQGARRSKKRQWIIRIRALRRRLKELRAEGVIDKSMYHRLYNKAKGGEIKSVARLEAMIRKEESG